The genomic window GAAATGCCGGTTTTACTAGCGATTTCCCTTACTGTTGCATTCGGATTCGCTGCTAAAGCCGCCGTAATCGCTTCGATTTTCGCTCGTTTTTTATCCGCGTGAGTGCTTACGCCTTGTTCTTTTCTGCGAATGGTATTCCGCGTTCTCTCGTATTCGGTGTCCCATTTTTTCCCCGTCTTGTTCTCATTGGACTTGTCTTTGTAGCTGCGAATCTTGATGATATTGAGCTGAAGCTGAATATTGACCGATAATTGCAATTCCTTAACGAGTGTTTCGTTTTTATAAAACAAACCAGCTTGCTTGTACTTCTTTTTATCGAACATTTGCTGCTTGAATTCCAGGTAATAACGGTCTGCCGTTTTCGATCTACGCATGATTTCTTTCAAAGTTGTACCTTCTTGCTCTGAAGCCGGTAGATTCATCCACCATTCTTCAACTTGCTTTAACGCCATCGTTTCATCGTCCCAATAGATCCAGGCGAAGAAACGAACGATTGTCGCCATACGCCACCGCCATTGAAGCCCGACGATCGTTTCACCTTCGCGTACTTTAAGCTCGGGAATGAGGTTCATGTCTTGAATCATGCCCCAGGCATATGAATGTTGGTTCCAAAACTTCGGCGATTTGACGACCTTGCTGCCTGATTTTTTAACCGGCGCAGCCTTAAACACATCATGTAATGCCGTAAAATAATGATTGATAAAGAAGCCAAGACGTTTTCTTTCGGTATGTAAAACGTACCCGCGAACGAGTTTACCGCCAGCTCTTTCATTTATCGTTTCAACCATACGTGTATTGTGCGATGGATTGAACACCGCTGGATCGGGCTTCAATCCTGCTTCATCCAACGCCGCAAAAATTGCCCGTTGAATGCCTTCCCACGTTTGATAGACTTTGCTGCCTACCTTCATCATGAGACTTTCAGTAAACCAAAATGGCTGAATACCGGTGCCGCTAAACAGAATCTTGTTTGGCAGCGGCACCCTATTTTGAATCACTAATCCGTGAAGCCGACGCAGCTGCTCTTCGATTGGCATGCCATCTTTACCCGCATCGATGTCTTGCGCGAATACGCTTGTCCGAAAAATGTTCTCTGGCGTACGAACCGCACCATTTTTCGCCGGATGCTTGCTGTAGAAGGTTGAAAAAGAAATCATTTTTTCGCTTTCGCCTATGTATTTACCGCGTTCTCTTTCAAATTCGTTGAAACCATAAAGGTCTTGATAGCCACCGCCGGTTTCATTATTGCGATTTAAAACGCAAATGAACCGCCTGGCGTTGTTATACATGGCATCACGTTGAATGATCATGTCTATTTTCGTCGGTCTAATCGTTACGCTATTGAAAATCCGCTTTATAAGAGCCATATTTTCAGAATCTTGAGCGTCTAACGGCACAGATTCGAGATTGTTTTGAAATTCGAGCGTAATGCCCTTCCTTGCGAGTAAATCATGAACGCTTGATTCTCTATTTGCGTCAAGTTGACTAAAAATACCCACTAAAAAACCCCCCTTTTCTTTTGCGATCATTAATCGCGTTGATAAGGTGGGAGCCCGCAGAACCATATAGACCCAAATTACGGATTGCCAGAATTTTTTTTCGCAAGGAGCTTGCGATTTTCGGCAGAATCAGTAAGATGAATATATCGATAGTTTATACGGGATCTGCGGTCCCACCCGAAACGTCAGCCTGCCAGGGCTGACGTTTCCTCGTTTAACGCCACTTTCTTTAAACCTTTGACAAGATTTATGCGAATCCTGTCGTACCATATGAAATCAAGTTACACTATCAAACTATCAAAAGTAAAGAAAACTCGCATTATAAATACATTTGATGAAGCTGTGTATTGACCTCATCATCAGATAACTGCAAGTACCTGCGCGTTTCCCTGGACTCTTTATGACCCAGAAACTGCATGGTCAAAAAAATGTCTCGATTATTTTGATAGTAAAAATGCCAAGCTGCTGTTTTCCTGGTCGAATGCGTCGATATATTTTGGATCCCGCACTTTTCTGCAGCGCCTTTGATGATATGCCATGCCATAATTCGCCCGAAATAAAAGTGCGCTAAGCCCTCCAACAACAAAAACCACCACACCATTTCAATATCATTCTGCATCTAATCTTTAACACAAAAAAGCAACCAGGTTTCCCTGACTGCTCCCTGAAGATGAATATAATAAGTCCAGTGTGGATAGTATCTCTGTGTCTCTGTTATATCTTTATATATCTTGTGGATAAAATCAAAAAGTTCGGGGACTACGTCATTTCTTTTTAAGTTCTTTAATACATGTGGTACGAAAATGGGAAAACTCGTTTTTTAGAGTTCAGCCCGTACCTTTTTAACCGTCATATCGCTGCATTTTCCAAGCTTCGCCTTCACTAGCTCCGCAATTTTGTAGTCAGGCGCTTCAGGATTCGCCGTAATCGCTTCGACGATCGCCGCCCTTGTCTCTGCACGTTTGCCCTTCTCAGAGCCTCCACGCGCCTTACGCAGCCGTATTTTGTTCTTGTGCCTTACAGCTTCAGGCGTTTTTATGTTGAGCTTGATTTGAGCATCTAAATCCAGGTCGAACAGTTCGTTTATCTTCGCCTGGCTGTACCTATAGAGCTTTTTCCTATTGAGCGTTTGCTTTAGCACTTCTTCTTCAGGCAGCGGTTCAATGAAATACGAGTCGTTGAACTGCAGCGCTAATGTTTGCGATTCTTCAAAGAGCAATGGATCTCCGTTTTTGAACCTTTCCTCGTGCATCCAATGATAAAAATTGCGCGTCAGGAAAAGCAAATGCTCCCGATATCCTTCACAATTACGCTTGAATATGTCCTTTGCAATCGTCTTGAGATCCTTCAGCCGGTCAGCAGCAAGATTTTGCCCCTTGAGGAACGGATGCACCGGTGCCACCGATTTTTTTTCTTTTTGGGTAACGATTTTTCGCTCTTTTTTATAAACATCCCACAGGCTCGGAAGACTTTGCTGCAGCTGCTGCAGCGTATATCCAGGCAACGAATTAAACCGAGAGTAAACTTCGACTTCTTCGCCGTTTTTGCCGTTGATCGTACCAGGAAGACGGAACACATGCGCAGCATCGAGAGACTTGGAATCGGCACCGAAATCTTTTAGAAGCTCGAAAAGAATCTTCATGATGACTTTTCGTTTCAAAATCGTTCCTGGCGTGCCTGGCGTAAACTGCATGTCATACACCAGGTACAGCCCATACCCCGAAAAGACAACACCGTTTGGATATGGAACGACTTTGCCGAAGTAATCCCGTTCAAGAAGCGGCAACACGTCTTCAGGAGCCATAGAACCGTATTTAAGCGACTTATATATGTCCAGGTCAAGAATCAACGCAGGAACTTGTACGCTGTCCTCTGTAACCCTATGAACGCTCTTAAACGCATTAGCTGTTATGTAATAGTCTTTACGATCACTTGATTCTATGAAATCAATGACTTTTTGCTTGTCCTTTGTTTGAAACGCGGTTTGGACCCAAACCTTTTCCTTTTCATCGTGCGGCTTATTTGCCTTGTTTTCACAAACCACGACCCAAGCATTGCGCAGCCGCGAATCATATAAACCCATATATTCAGACAAAGGCATATCGTTGATATATGATGTATCTTCTATTTTTTTCTTTTTAGCTTCCAACAAAAATACCCCCCTCTTTTTTTACGACGTACCGTCGATAGAGTGGGTTTGGTTACCTTCACGCTTAATGACCTCTATCAAAACGGAT from Paenibacillus urinalis includes these protein-coding regions:
- a CDS encoding replication protein translates to MEAKKKKIEDTSYINDMPLSEYMGLYDSRLRNAWVVVCENKANKPHDEKEKVWVQTAFQTKDKQKVIDFIESSDRKDYYITANAFKSVHRVTEDSVQVPALILDLDIYKSLKYGSMAPEDVLPLLERDYFGKVVPYPNGVVFSGYGLYLVYDMQFTPGTPGTILKRKVIMKILFELLKDFGADSKSLDAAHVFRLPGTINGKNGEEVEVYSRFNSLPGYTLQQLQQSLPSLWDVYKKERKIVTQKEKKSVAPVHPFLKGQNLAADRLKDLKTIAKDIFKRNCEGYREHLLFLTRNFYHWMHEERFKNGDPLLFEESQTLALQFNDSYFIEPLPEEEVLKQTLNRKKLYRYSQAKINELFDLDLDAQIKLNIKTPEAVRHKNKIRLRKARGGSEKGKRAETRAAIVEAITANPEAPDYKIAELVKAKLGKCSDMTVKKVRAEL
- a CDS encoding winged helix-turn-helix domain-containing protein — translated: MGIFSQLDANRESSVHDLLARKGITLEFQNNLESVPLDAQDSENMALIKRIFNSVTIRPTKIDMIIQRDAMYNNARRFICVLNRNNETGGGYQDLYGFNEFERERGKYIGESEKMISFSTFYSKHPAKNGAVRTPENIFRTSVFAQDIDAGKDGMPIEEQLRRLHGLVIQNRVPLPNKILFSGTGIQPFWFTESLMMKVGSKVYQTWEGIQRAIFAALDEAGLKPDPAVFNPSHNTRMVETINERAGGKLVRGYVLHTERKRLGFFINHYFTALHDVFKAAPVKKSGSKVVKSPKFWNQHSYAWGMIQDMNLIPELKVREGETIVGLQWRWRMATIVRFFAWIYWDDETMALKQVEEWWMNLPASEQEGTTLKEIMRRSKTADRYYLEFKQQMFDKKKYKQAGLFYKNETLVKELQLSVNIQLQLNIIKIRSYKDKSNENKTGKKWDTEYERTRNTIRRKEQGVSTHADKKRAKIEAITAALAANPNATVREIASKTGISVGSVQNYIKKIKGE
- a CDS encoding tyrosine-type recombinase/integrase, whose protein sequence is MQNDIEMVWWFLLLEGLAHFYFGRIMAWHIIKGAAEKCGIQNISTHSTRKTAAWHFYYQNNRDIFLTMQFLGHKESRETRRYLQLSDDEVNTQLHQMYL